One window of Trifolium pratense cultivar HEN17-A07 linkage group LG5, ARS_RC_1.1, whole genome shotgun sequence genomic DNA carries:
- the LOC123884546 gene encoding GATA transcription factor 9-like — MEAPDYFVGGYYGAGVHGGIDQFSPEKRHIHGGGADQKPCESFAIDDLLDFSNADAIMSDGFFDNVAGNSTDSSNVTAVDSCNSSGSGGENRFSGTIVPYGFSGDVQLNGELCVPYDEMAELEWLSNFVEDSYSAEEELKTLQLLSGAGAVKPQTPESSSSTDTHTAFSSDESGRNFNASFLGPETPLPGKARSKRSRAAPGDWSTRLLHIPDAPPQQMKIVQVKKREDPNVECSGRKCLHCGTDKTPQWRTGPMGPKTLCNACGVRFKSGRLVPEYRPAASPTFVSAKHSNSHRKVLELRRQKEMQRSQHQQLLSHSSIFGVSSNGGDDFINYHHHHCGPEFRHVI; from the exons ATGGAAGCACCGGATTACTTTGTCGGTGGCTACTACGGTGCCGGAGTTCACGGCGGAATCGACCAATTCTCACCGGAAAAACGTCATATTCACGGTGGTGGTGCTGACCAGAAGCCCTGTGAGTCTTTTGCCATTGATGACTTACTTGATTTCTCCAATGCTGATGCTATTATGTCTGACGGTTTCTTCGACAATGTCGCCGGTAATTCCACCGACTCTTCCAATGTTACCGCCGTTGATAGCTGTAACTCGTCTGGCTCCGGCGGCGAAAATCGCTTTTCAGGCACAATTGTTCCGTATGGTTTCTCCGGTGATGTTCAACTCAACGGTGAACTCTGTGTTCCG TATGATGAAATGGCGGAATTGGAATGGCTTTCGAATTTCGTGGAAGATTCATACTCCGCCGAAGAGGAATTGAAAACACTGCAACTTCTCTCCGGGGCCGGCGCCGTCAAACCACAGACACCAGAATCCTCCTCTTCCACCGACACTCACACGGCGTTTTCATCTGACGAGAGTGGTCGGAACTTTAACGCGTCGTTTCTCGGACCGGAAACACCTCTTCCTGGAAAAGCAAGGAGCAAACGCTCACGCGCTGCACCAGGCGACTGGTCCACGCGCCTACTTCATATCCCTGACGCGCCACCACAACAGATGAAAATTGTTCAAGTGAAAAAACGTGAGGATCCAAATGTAGAATGTTCTGGAAGGAAATGTCTCCACTGTGGCACTGATAAAACACCGCAGTGGAGAACCGGTCCAATGGGACCGAAAACACTTTGCAATGCTTGCGGTGTTAGGTTTAAGTCCGGTAGGTTGGTGCCGGAGTATCGACCGGCGGCAAGTCCAACTTTTGTATCGGCTAAGCATTCGAATTCGCATAGGAAAGTTTTGGAACTAAGGAGGCAGAAAGAGATGCAAAGATCACAGCATCAACAACTTCTGAGTCACAGTTCAATTTTCGGCGTATCATCTAACGGTGGAGATGACTTCAtcaattatcatcatcatcattgtgGGCCAGAATTTAGGCATGTTATTTAG
- the LOC123887328 gene encoding homeobox-leucine zipper protein ATHB-15-like has protein sequence MSMVCKDGSNNKHLMDNGKYVRYTPEQVEALERLYHDCPKPSSIRRQQLIRECPILSNIEPRQIKVWFQNRRCREKQRKESFRLQGVNRKLTAMNKLLMEENDRLQKQVSHLVYENGYFRQNTQNATKDTSCESVVTSGQHNMTSQHPPRDASPAGLLSIAEETLAEFLSKATGTAVEWVQMPGMKPGPDSIGIIAISHGCTGVAARACGLVGLEPTRVAEILKDRPLWFRDCRAVDVVNVLPTANGGTIELLYMQLYAPTTLAPARDFWLLRYTSVVEDGSLVICERSLKNTQNGPSMPPVPHFVRADMLPSGYLIRPCEGGGSIIHIVDHMDLEPWSVPEVLRPLYESPTVLAQKTTMAALRHLRQISHEVSQPNVTGWGRRPAALRALSQRLSRGFNEALNGFTDEGWTMMGNDGVDDVTILVNSSPDKLMGLNLSFGNGFPSVSNAVLCAKASMLLQNVPPAILLRFLREHRSEWADNNMDAYTAAAIKVGPCSLTGSRIGNYGGQVILPLAHTIEHEEFLEVIKLDGVAHSPEDTMLARELFLLQLCSGMDENAIGTCAELIFAPIDASFADDAPLLPSGFRIIPLESGKEASSPNRTLDLASALDVGGPTGNRASSDNAGNSGCVRSVMTIAFEFAFESHMQENVACMARQYVRSIISSVQRVALALSPSHLSSHAGMRSPLGTPEAQTLAHWICNSYRCYLGVDLLKSNNEGKEPILKSLWHHSDAVLCCTLKALPVFTFSNQAGLDMLETTLVALQDITLEKIFDDHGRKTLFSEFPQIIQQGFACLQGGICHSSMGRPVSYERAIAWKVLNDEQNAHCICFMFVNWSFV, from the exons ATGTCAATGGTCTGCAAGGATGGTAGTAATAATAAGCACTTAATGGATAATGGTAAGTATGTCCGTTATACACCTGAGCAGGTTGAAGCTCTTGAAAGGCTTTATCATGACTGTCCTAAACCTAGTTCGATTCGAAGACAACAGCTTATTAGGGAGTGTCCTATTCTCTCTAATATTGAGCCAAGGCAAATCAAAGTTTGGTTCCAAAATAGAAG atgTCGAGAGAAGCAGAGAAAAGAATCTTTCCGGCTGCAAGGTGTGAATAGGAAGTTGACAGCCATGAACAAGTTGCTGATGGAGGAAAATGATAGGTTGCAGAAGCAGGTGTCTCATTTGGTGTATGAGAATGGCTATTTTCGTCAAAACACCCaaaat GCAACCAAAGACACGAGTTGTGAGTCAGTTGTGACTAGTGGTCAGCACAATATGACTAGTCAACATCCCCCAAGGGATGCAAGTCCTGCAGG gCTTTTGTCCATTGCAGAAGAAACTTTAGCAGAATTTCTTTCAAAGGCTACTGGAACTGCTGTTGAGTGGGTCCAAATGCCTGGAATGAAG CCTGGTCCGGATTCCATTGGAATCATTGCTATTTCTCATGGTTGCACTGGAGTGGCAGCAAGAGCTTGCGGTCTAGTGGGACTAGAGCCCACTAGG GTTGCGGAAATCCTCAAAGATCGTCCTTTGTGGTTTCGCGATTGCCGAGCTGTTGATGTTGTCAATGTGCTGCCCACTGCAAATGGTGGAACCATTGAGCTGCTTTATATGCAG CTATATGCACCAACCACATTGGCACCTGCTCGAGATTTCTGGTTGTTACGCTACACTTCTGTTGTAGAAGATGGCAGCCTAGTG ATCTGTGAGAGGTCTCTTAAAAATACTCAAAATGGTCCAAGCATGCCTCCTGTGCCGCATTTTGTTAGAGCTGACATGCTGCCTAGTGGGTACCTGATAAGACCTTGTGAAGGAGGTGGTTCCATCATCCACATTGTTGATCATATGGACTTGGAG CCATGGAGTGTGCCAGAAGTCCTGCGTCCACTATATGAATCACCAACAGTGCTGGCTCAGAAGACTACTATGGCG GCCTTACGTCATCTAAGGCAGATCTCGCATGAAGTTTCTCAGCCCAATGTCACTGGGTGGGGCAGACGACCAGCAGCTCTCCGCGCACTTAGCCAGAGATTGAGCCG GGGTTTCAATGAGGCACTCAATGGGTTTACTGATGAAGGATGGACTATGATGGGCAATGATGGTGTAGATGATGTTACTATTCTAGTGAATTCGTCACCTGACAAGTTAATGGGTCTGAATCTTTCCTTTGGCAATGGGTTCCCGTCTGTCAGTAATGCAGTGTTATGTGCCAAGGCCTCAATGCTATTACAG AATGTGCCTCCAGCCATTCTCCTGAGGTTCCTGCGGGAACATAGATCAGAATGGGCCGACAATAACATGGACGCGTACACAGCTGCTGCTATTAAAGTTGGCCCTTGTAGCCTAACAGGTTCTCGCATAGGAAACTATGGGGGTCAAGTTATACTCCCACTAGCGCACACTATTGAGCATGAGGAG TTTTTGGAGGTCATCAAATTGGACGGAGTTGCCCATTCGCCTGAAGACACAATGTTGGCCAGAGAATTGTTTCTGTTGCAA CTCTGCAGCGGAATGGATGAGAATGCTATTGGAACCTGTGCAGAACTTATATTTGCTCCAATTGATGCTTCATTTGCTGATGATGCTCCTCTTCTACCTTCTGGATTTCGCATCATTCCTCTTGAATCTGGAAAG GAAGCTTCCAGTCCTAATCGCACTCTTGACCTTGCATCGGCTCTTGACGTTGGTGGCCCTACTGGAAACCGAGCTTCAAGTGATAATGCTGGAAACTCTGGCTGTGTGAGATCTGTGATGACAATAGCATTTGAATTTGCATTTGAAAGTCATATGCAAGAGAATGTAGCCTGCATGGCACGTCAATATGTTCGCAGTATTATATCATCAGTTCAAAGGGTAGCATTAGCACTTTCTCCTTCTCATTTGAGTTCACATGCTGGGATGAGGTCACCATTAGGTACTCCTGAAGCACAAACCCTTGCTCATTGGATCTGCAACAGTTATAG GTGCTACTTGGGTGTGGATCTACTTAAATCTAATAACGAAGGAAAAGAACCCATACTCAAGTCCTTGTGGCATCACTCAGATGCTGTATTATGCTGCACACTAAAG GCATTGCCGGTGTTCACTTTCTCAAACCAGGCAGGGCTTGACATGCTGGAAACTACCCTAGTTGCATTACAAGATATAACTTTGGAGAAAATATTTGATGATCATGGTCGAAAAACACTCTTTTCTGAGTTTCCCCAGATTATCCAACAG GGTTTTGCATGTCTGCAAGGTGGTATTTGTCACTCAAGCATGGGGCGACCTGTCTCGTACGAAAGAGCTATTGCTTGGAAGGTGCTGAATGATGAACAGAATGCTCATTGTATTTGCTTTATGTTTGTGAACTGGTCTTTTGTTTGA